One stretch of Paenibacillus sp. AN1007 DNA includes these proteins:
- a CDS encoding glycoside hydrolase family 88 protein, whose product MKMYSNMRGMWHSMTTYFSEPQSMYYRFGEDQEQVLKVLAERYIGANAQADFVYRAFQQSGILQNDKGLYDLDLGKRFPDAPKDHISYAAALVWGDENRNLDVLVRCYGPVRFYFNEELVYRSTVIDEITPDATVKLGIDIQPGWNTIWLEMKNTPAGFGCQFGSDEGKVRILNVLAPYQERSGQAGWVYSEPVSSGQVQPNLLTGEGENGLKWLPEVQWPVSEQKKPALERIYGLLPGRCAYAWTHLNNRDASGRPVQLSGQSSGPLQIWLGGRLAAEVKQAGAFEVEIAVSFGRNDLLVRSECQADAASWGFDLNASVGSERMQLELPQRVQGALDECWLYAGPFETGAEPELADLMRMDRVYQTGTGQQGTEANSSPAKTGRTYWRLDRPDAFIRPYYENAMLSNKWTVGSVTNYGRWDYPLGVTVYGLLQAGRYMQRPDIVRYAAEHVQACTQMYEYSLWDREQYGFPAINQQLIMLKMLDNCGSFGSAMLESYTECKEPTFLPIAERIADFMLSLLERRADGAFYRTCAGEYAENTMWADDLYMSTPFLVRYARVTGKSEALDEAARQFSLYRKYLFMPEYKIMSHVYDFKYEQATQIPWGRGNGWTLFSLTEVLEALPEDHPERPALIAFFNELCEGYAALQSESGLWHQVLNHAETYLEASCTAMFAYGFARGVRFGWFKDDTAYVTAAQRAWKGLVSKAIDRQGNVHGVCSGSRYAFTAEYYDQDLRTVTNDNHGIGIMMLAGTEVAKMEKHLSGRTGNAALSDSAASAVH is encoded by the coding sequence ATGAAGATGTACTCCAACATGAGAGGAATGTGGCATTCGATGACAACTTATTTCAGTGAACCGCAGAGTATGTATTATCGATTCGGAGAAGATCAGGAGCAGGTCTTGAAGGTACTTGCCGAGAGATATATTGGTGCCAATGCACAAGCTGACTTCGTATACAGGGCATTTCAACAGTCCGGGATTTTGCAAAATGATAAAGGACTTTATGATCTTGATTTGGGTAAACGTTTTCCCGATGCGCCCAAAGATCATATTTCGTATGCTGCAGCGCTTGTATGGGGTGATGAGAACCGTAATCTGGATGTACTTGTACGATGCTATGGGCCTGTGCGCTTTTATTTCAACGAAGAGCTGGTCTACCGTTCTACCGTCATTGATGAGATTACACCAGACGCAACCGTGAAGCTGGGGATCGACATACAGCCTGGGTGGAATACCATATGGCTGGAGATGAAAAATACACCTGCCGGTTTCGGATGTCAGTTCGGTTCTGATGAAGGGAAAGTACGAATTCTGAATGTTTTGGCTCCTTATCAAGAGCGTTCAGGACAAGCGGGTTGGGTCTATTCCGAACCGGTATCGTCAGGGCAGGTGCAGCCTAACCTGCTTACAGGTGAAGGGGAGAACGGCTTGAAGTGGCTGCCAGAGGTTCAGTGGCCCGTATCGGAACAGAAGAAACCAGCTTTGGAGAGAATCTATGGGCTTCTTCCTGGCAGATGTGCTTATGCCTGGACGCATCTGAACAATCGTGATGCATCCGGACGTCCAGTTCAATTGTCTGGACAATCCTCCGGTCCACTGCAGATATGGCTTGGCGGCAGACTGGCTGCTGAAGTGAAGCAAGCAGGGGCGTTTGAAGTAGAAATAGCGGTTTCCTTTGGCCGCAATGATCTGCTTGTTCGCAGTGAGTGCCAAGCTGACGCAGCCTCATGGGGATTTGACCTGAATGCATCTGTGGGTTCGGAACGGATGCAGTTGGAGCTTCCGCAGCGGGTGCAAGGAGCCTTGGATGAATGCTGGCTGTACGCAGGACCCTTCGAAACGGGGGCGGAACCGGAACTGGCAGATTTGATGCGAATGGATCGCGTATACCAGACAGGTACAGGTCAGCAGGGCACAGAGGCGAACAGCAGTCCGGCGAAAACAGGACGAACATATTGGCGGCTGGATCGGCCAGATGCCTTTATCAGACCTTATTATGAAAATGCGATGTTGAGCAATAAATGGACGGTAGGAAGCGTGACCAACTATGGACGATGGGATTACCCGCTAGGGGTTACTGTATACGGACTGCTGCAGGCGGGACGTTACATGCAAAGACCGGACATTGTTAGGTACGCAGCGGAACATGTGCAGGCATGCACCCAGATGTACGAGTATTCTCTGTGGGATCGTGAGCAGTACGGTTTTCCGGCAATTAACCAGCAGCTGATTATGCTGAAAATGCTGGATAACTGCGGTTCCTTTGGTTCAGCGATGCTGGAGTCATATACAGAATGCAAGGAACCCACATTCCTTCCGATTGCTGAACGGATTGCAGACTTCATGCTCTCCCTTCTGGAACGTCGAGCAGATGGAGCTTTCTACCGTACATGTGCAGGTGAGTATGCCGAGAACACAATGTGGGCAGATGATCTTTACATGAGTACGCCGTTTCTTGTGCGGTATGCACGAGTAACGGGTAAATCTGAAGCGCTCGACGAAGCAGCCAGACAATTTTCACTATACCGCAAATATTTGTTTATGCCGGAGTACAAAATCATGTCTCATGTGTATGATTTCAAATACGAGCAGGCTACCCAGATTCCTTGGGGCCGCGGCAACGGGTGGACTCTATTCTCTCTGACGGAAGTGCTGGAGGCACTCCCGGAAGATCATCCAGAGCGTCCTGCTTTAATTGCCTTTTTCAACGAGCTGTGTGAAGGTTATGCGGCACTGCAAAGTGAGAGTGGGCTCTGGCATCAAGTGTTGAATCATGCGGAGACGTATCTGGAAGCCTCCTGCACAGCTATGTTCGCTTATGGTTTTGCGCGTGGTGTACGTTTTGGCTGGTTCAAAGATGATACGGCATATGTTACAGCGGCTCAACGGGCGTGGAAGGGATTGGTCAGCAAGGCTATTGATCGTCAAGGGAATGTGCATGGCGTATGCAGCGGATCGAGATATGCATTCACAGCAGAGTACTACGATCAGGATCTGCGCACCGTAACCAATGACAACCATGGAATTGGCATCATGATGCTGGCTGGAACTGAGGTAGCCAAGATGGAGAAGCATCTATCGGGGCGTACAGGGAACGCTGCCTTGTCTGACTCTGCAGCTTCCGCTGTACACTGA
- a CDS encoding sugar ABC transporter substrate-binding protein, which yields MIITKKWVTLFCLSLLLFATACSGGTSSTPSSSGESGQGGASDKIELRMTWWGSQTRHDLTTKVIKLFEEKHPGITIKPEYSGWDGYFDKLTTQVAGSNAPDIIQMDYAFLTDFARRGALLDLTPYADKELRIEDHDKSMIKAGSIDDKLYAITLGVNAPGVIYDATLFQQLGIEEPKESWTWEDFSATAAKIAAAKGEGFYGSADISGATNMFEVFVRQSGKGLFENGTMTATNDQLKQWFEMWAALRENRGATSAEVAASTTNALETRPISLGTAAMDFAWSNQLLTFQQVNKNQDHKLGIQVLPHGVNEKRIGEYLKPGQFMSGYSKSKHPKEVAMFIDFMVNDPEATAILGSERGVPVNASIREQLQPKLSEGEKVIFQFIDTVSMHSSEISPPYPQGFAEVDTSFKSASEQIAFGQGSMEDIIAQFIEGANAALGSSQ from the coding sequence ATGATCATCACCAAAAAGTGGGTAACCCTGTTCTGCCTGTCCCTGTTATTATTCGCTACAGCCTGTTCTGGAGGAACCTCAAGCACACCGTCATCTTCCGGTGAGTCAGGCCAAGGCGGTGCTTCCGACAAAATTGAACTGCGCATGACCTGGTGGGGATCACAGACCAGACATGATCTGACAACCAAAGTGATCAAGCTGTTTGAAGAGAAACATCCAGGCATCACGATTAAACCTGAATATTCAGGCTGGGATGGGTATTTTGACAAACTGACGACGCAGGTCGCCGGATCGAACGCTCCGGATATCATCCAGATGGATTATGCATTTCTGACAGACTTTGCGCGGCGAGGTGCACTGCTTGACCTGACGCCATATGCAGATAAAGAGCTGCGTATCGAGGATCACGACAAGAGCATGATCAAAGCCGGATCGATCGACGATAAACTATATGCCATCACCCTGGGGGTCAATGCACCAGGTGTCATATATGATGCAACATTATTCCAGCAGCTCGGCATTGAAGAGCCAAAGGAAAGCTGGACATGGGAGGACTTCTCAGCGACTGCAGCCAAGATTGCGGCAGCGAAGGGAGAGGGGTTCTACGGATCGGCAGACATTTCGGGTGCCACGAACATGTTTGAGGTATTTGTGCGGCAATCCGGCAAAGGATTGTTTGAAAATGGCACCATGACAGCGACAAATGATCAATTGAAGCAGTGGTTTGAGATGTGGGCTGCACTTCGTGAGAACAGAGGGGCTACATCTGCGGAAGTTGCAGCTTCCACCACGAATGCACTCGAAACCAGACCGATTTCTTTGGGTACTGCTGCCATGGATTTTGCGTGGTCCAACCAGCTGCTTACATTCCAACAAGTGAACAAAAACCAGGATCATAAACTGGGCATTCAAGTGCTGCCGCATGGCGTGAACGAAAAACGAATTGGTGAGTATCTGAAACCAGGTCAGTTCATGTCTGGTTATTCCAAATCCAAACATCCAAAAGAAGTGGCTATGTTCATTGATTTTATGGTGAATGACCCGGAAGCGACGGCGATTCTCGGATCCGAGCGCGGTGTGCCAGTCAATGCAAGCATCCGTGAGCAGCTGCAGCCGAAGCTGTCCGAAGGAGAGAAAGTCATTTTCCAATTCATTGATACCGTATCAATGCATTCCAGTGAGATCAGCCCGCCATACCCGCAGGGATTTGCTGAAGTAGACACGAGTTTCAAAAGTGCAAGCGAACAGATTGCTTTTGGCCAAGGCAGTATGGAAGACATCATTGCCCAATTTATTGAAGGAGCCAATGCAGCGCTTGGATCAAGCCAGTAA
- a CDS encoding carbohydrate ABC transporter permease, with product MIGQRNSAAWIVTKHVLISGIAFLMLYPVLWMLGSSFKPGHMIFTETWFWPKEWNWQNYVTGWSGAQGNAFSKFLTNSVVLSLGAVLGNVISCSMAAYAFARLNFRFKAICFGLMLMTIMLPHHVTLIPQYILFNQLEWVNTYLPLVVPKWLATDAFFIFLMVQFFRGLPRELDEAATIDGCGPVRIYTKIIIPLAFPALVTTMIFTFLWTWDDFFSQLIYLSDVSKYTVPLGLRLFLDSSSQSDWGPMFAMSVLSLVPCFIVFIVCQKYFVEGIATSGLKG from the coding sequence ATGATTGGACAACGTAACTCGGCAGCTTGGATTGTCACCAAACATGTACTGATTTCAGGCATCGCATTTCTCATGCTTTATCCGGTTCTGTGGATGCTGGGCAGCTCGTTCAAGCCAGGGCATATGATTTTTACGGAGACCTGGTTCTGGCCGAAGGAGTGGAATTGGCAAAATTATGTGACGGGCTGGTCCGGCGCTCAGGGCAATGCCTTTTCCAAATTCCTGACGAACTCCGTCGTTCTGTCGCTGGGAGCTGTGCTGGGCAATGTGATCTCCTGCTCGATGGCAGCTTACGCGTTCGCACGGCTGAACTTTCGCTTCAAAGCGATCTGCTTCGGGCTGATGCTGATGACGATTATGCTGCCGCACCATGTCACCTTGATTCCGCAGTATATTCTCTTTAATCAGCTGGAGTGGGTGAATACGTACCTACCGCTTGTTGTACCAAAATGGCTGGCAACGGATGCATTCTTCATTTTCCTGATGGTGCAGTTTTTCCGGGGATTACCTCGGGAACTGGATGAAGCAGCGACCATTGATGGATGCGGTCCGGTGAGAATCTATACCAAAATCATTATCCCGCTCGCTTTTCCGGCACTTGTAACGACGATGATCTTTACGTTCCTGTGGACATGGGATGATTTCTTCAGTCAGTTAATCTACCTGAGCGACGTGAGCAAGTATACCGTTCCGTTGGGACTGCGTCTGTTCCTGGATTCCAGCTCACAGTCCGATTGGGGTCCGATGTTTGCAATGTCTGTGTTATCCCTTGTGCCATGTTTTATCGTATTTATCGTGTGTCAAAAGTACTTCGTGGAAGGAATCGCGACTTCTGGGCTCAAAGGGTAA
- a CDS encoding endonuclease/exonuclease/phosphatase family protein — protein sequence MKILTLNVHAWAEEDQLNKISQLADFINTHQFDVISMQEVNQSIQEMALPHEELQTFTATEADVTIKKDNYAHVLLQQLTETYYWTWIPTHIGFRTYDEGLAILSRTPIKRSFGEYVSHMRDYNNYRTRKIVGIETVVQGEAAWFVNGHFNWWDDAQEPFKGQWDLTESKLAPYMDQPLYLMGDFNNVAEIRGEGYDYMMEHGWNDLYTTAKQKDDGATVVKAIAGWANNEQPLRIDYIFSNRPVQAQSSNVVLNGKKGPVVSDHFGVAVEI from the coding sequence ATGAAAATTCTTACATTAAACGTCCATGCCTGGGCGGAAGAAGATCAGCTGAACAAGATCAGTCAGCTGGCGGATTTTATCAACACCCATCAATTCGATGTCATTTCGATGCAGGAAGTAAATCAGTCGATTCAGGAGATGGCGCTGCCTCATGAGGAACTGCAGACGTTTACAGCGACTGAAGCTGACGTGACGATTAAAAAAGATAACTATGCCCATGTCCTGCTGCAGCAGTTGACCGAGACCTATTATTGGACCTGGATTCCAACGCATATCGGGTTCCGTACATATGATGAAGGGCTGGCGATTCTAAGCCGGACACCAATTAAACGTTCCTTCGGAGAATATGTGTCTCATATGCGTGATTATAACAACTACCGCACACGCAAAATTGTAGGAATCGAAACGGTCGTTCAGGGTGAGGCGGCATGGTTTGTGAATGGACATTTTAACTGGTGGGATGATGCACAGGAACCTTTCAAGGGGCAGTGGGATCTGACGGAGAGTAAACTGGCACCATATATGGATCAACCGCTGTATCTTATGGGGGACTTCAACAATGTCGCTGAGATTCGCGGAGAAGGTTACGATTATATGATGGAGCATGGCTGGAATGACTTGTACACAACAGCGAAGCAAAAAGATGATGGAGCTACTGTGGTCAAAGCAATTGCCGGATGGGCCAACAATGAACAGCCGCTGCGGATTGATTATATTTTCTCGAATCGTCCTGTACAGGCCCAGTCTTCCAATGTGGTGTTGAACGGTAAAAAAGGGCCGGTCGTATCCGACCATTTCGGTGTTGCGGTGGAAATCTAA
- a CDS encoding SWIM zinc finger family protein, which produces MNISHDWIMEDAHWQSLIREVAEIFNNLTIMRGFQYYKQKRVGPLTFNESQNIMAEVQGTESYEVVLRMQALSTSYCACPVNSPCKHMAAVLMSYAELQGRPVPALVNAHASTSLKQTSRPAGSASGRAYSFSFGSTEDQETAGEDNNSLDNNRYSEIKEQASGLAAMSIPQWHELFRASLKRLGTGTAAAAYIQEAADELYAIKPKMSAAMDQLFELHVQLYLMRYCIPPARNSITHTPVYLSYPAQLAVDALQKAIDSLLLQPLNLSGLDSQALEQVWARLDETAAYLRAEMLPETANMMFFTPIYSKLWLHWIVPQLQGKRDMLESELTALARVEVNLIASTGTAETASSNSSVLKAAGKDTSHDDIENNEDSGTRTQGTSPVTEKMGRKSKGPLPLPLVLAQSWMYYHLKQDVSAWQKLVHGSSAYGIPPEHLLYFLHTLADEADWPRLAEWLAQLGPLLANRRNSPLQDYMRLWDTAIQHVPEAEHRMWDTLVGMLPHSRPAYEDAMHSRGQWRRWIDFQLSTGTEPLEFRVAVLQPIEKDAPELLLPFYHQAVERYIGHKNRDGYKAAVKLLKRLSKIYKKMKREEPWEQFITALAVRYSRLRALQEELRKGKLIP; this is translated from the coding sequence ATGAATATATCTCATGATTGGATTATGGAAGACGCGCATTGGCAGTCGTTGATTCGTGAAGTTGCGGAGATTTTCAACAACCTGACGATCATGCGCGGATTCCAATATTATAAACAGAAACGTGTCGGACCTTTAACCTTTAACGAGTCCCAAAACATTATGGCCGAAGTACAGGGTACAGAATCCTACGAGGTTGTGCTCCGCATGCAGGCCTTATCCACCAGTTATTGTGCCTGTCCGGTCAACTCTCCATGCAAACACATGGCTGCCGTGCTGATGAGTTATGCCGAGCTGCAGGGGCGCCCAGTCCCTGCACTGGTTAATGCACATGCAAGTACCTCGTTGAAACAAACCAGCAGACCGGCTGGCTCTGCTTCCGGGAGAGCCTACAGTTTTAGTTTTGGAAGCACTGAAGATCAAGAAACTGCAGGCGAAGACAATAACTCTCTTGACAACAATCGGTACAGCGAAATTAAAGAGCAGGCATCAGGGTTAGCCGCAATGAGCATCCCACAATGGCATGAGCTGTTTCGTGCCAGTCTCAAACGGCTGGGAACAGGAACAGCAGCTGCGGCTTACATTCAAGAAGCGGCCGATGAACTATACGCTATCAAACCGAAGATGTCCGCTGCGATGGATCAGCTCTTTGAACTGCATGTTCAGCTTTATCTCATGCGGTACTGCATACCGCCCGCGCGTAACTCTATTACGCATACACCTGTGTATTTAAGTTATCCTGCCCAGCTCGCGGTGGATGCTCTCCAAAAAGCAATCGACTCCCTGCTTCTTCAGCCGCTGAACTTATCCGGGCTGGACAGCCAAGCTCTTGAACAAGTCTGGGCGAGACTGGACGAAACTGCAGCTTATCTGCGGGCAGAAATGCTGCCGGAGACAGCTAACATGATGTTCTTCACGCCGATTTATTCAAAGCTGTGGCTGCACTGGATCGTGCCCCAGCTTCAGGGGAAGCGGGACATGCTGGAGTCCGAGCTGACCGCTTTGGCAAGGGTTGAAGTGAATCTAATTGCCTCTACGGGTACTGCTGAGACAGCATCTTCAAACAGCAGTGTACTGAAGGCTGCAGGAAAAGATACATCCCATGATGATATCGAGAACAATGAGGACAGTGGAACCCGTACTCAGGGAACTTCACCCGTTACAGAGAAGATGGGTAGAAAGAGCAAAGGGCCTCTTCCCCTGCCGCTTGTGCTGGCTCAAAGCTGGATGTACTACCACTTGAAGCAGGATGTATCCGCCTGGCAGAAACTTGTGCACGGCAGCTCAGCGTACGGCATTCCTCCAGAACATCTGCTGTATTTTCTCCATACACTAGCCGATGAAGCTGACTGGCCACGTCTTGCTGAATGGCTGGCCCAGCTTGGCCCCCTGCTGGCCAACCGCCGTAATTCTCCTTTGCAGGACTATATGCGATTGTGGGATACCGCAATTCAGCATGTCCCGGAAGCCGAGCATCGGATGTGGGACACGCTGGTCGGCATGCTTCCACACTCCCGCCCCGCCTATGAGGATGCCATGCATTCCCGGGGGCAGTGGCGCAGATGGATTGATTTTCAGCTGAGCACAGGCACAGAACCCCTTGAATTTCGCGTGGCGGTGCTGCAGCCAATCGAGAAGGATGCCCCTGAATTGCTGCTGCCGTTCTATCATCAGGCGGTCGAACGATATATTGGGCACAAAAATAGAGATGGTTATAAAGCCGCTGTAAAGCTGCTGAAACGACTGTCTAAAATATACAAAAAAATGAAGCGGGAGGAGCCGTGGGAGCAGTTCATTACGGCACTGGCTGTTCGCTACAGCCGATTGCGCGCCCTGCAGGAAGAGCTTCGGAAAGGTAAACTGATTCCATGA
- a CDS encoding methyl-accepting chemotaxis protein, with protein sequence MNTLESLVNAMPFVRQMFRDDISISINDHEKVLYFSEAESLDIGVKAGDELHDDYKHFKMLTNKDTRTIVRMPGDLQGRPFDSILIPVKENGEVVGILGVNYALDNHLKLETLISQNETTIHTLVGGIQQIAAHSEQLSATSEEILRNSQKASENSVNVTKVTNVIREVSEQTNLLGLNAMIEAARVGEQGAGFGVVASEVRKLSDHTKQAASDIETSLGSVQDSMKHMEQEIGQVTTAAVDQAKLVTEFMQSVEQLSETSANLKKFVHEMLALD encoded by the coding sequence TTGAATACTCTTGAATCTTTAGTTAATGCGATGCCTTTTGTACGTCAAATGTTCCGCGATGATATCTCCATATCGATTAATGATCATGAGAAGGTATTATATTTCTCCGAAGCAGAAAGCCTCGATATCGGAGTAAAGGCCGGCGATGAACTGCATGATGACTACAAACATTTCAAGATGCTGACGAATAAAGACACCCGCACGATTGTACGTATGCCTGGTGATCTTCAGGGAAGACCTTTCGACTCCATCCTCATTCCCGTCAAAGAGAACGGAGAAGTTGTCGGCATTCTCGGGGTCAACTATGCACTCGATAACCATCTGAAACTGGAAACACTGATCAGCCAGAATGAAACCACAATCCATACGCTGGTTGGCGGCATTCAGCAAATTGCAGCCCATTCCGAGCAGCTGTCGGCAACCTCTGAAGAGATTTTGCGTAATTCCCAGAAGGCTTCCGAGAACTCGGTTAATGTCACGAAGGTCACCAATGTGATTCGCGAGGTGTCTGAGCAGACAAACCTGCTGGGTTTAAATGCCATGATTGAAGCTGCTCGTGTCGGAGAACAGGGAGCAGGATTCGGGGTGGTAGCCAGCGAGGTCCGCAAACTCTCCGATCATACGAAACAGGCTGCGTCGGATATCGAAACCTCTCTGGGAAGTGTTCAGGATTCCATGAAACATATGGAGCAGGAGATTGGACAAGTGACGACAGCAGCAGTGGATCAGGCCAAGCTTGTAACTGAATTTATGCAGAGTGTTGAGCAGCTGAGCGAGACCAGTGCGAATTTGAAAAAGTTTGTACATGAGATGCTGGCGCTGGATTAA
- a CDS encoding sugar ABC transporter permease, whose amino-acid sequence MTTSQVSQARIEKVAARRVKRRYAHNGAALLFLAPWLVGLVFLTLGPMLASLYISFTDYSILAAPNWVGLDNYVTMFTSDKLFGKSLQVTFTYVAVSVPLKLIFALFVAMLLNKGIRGLGIYRTVYYIPTLLGGSVAIAMLWRKMLGGDGLLNSVLAMVGIKAPDWVANPKYALYSIVLLSVWQFGSSMIIFLAGLKQIPPEYDEASAVDGAGPMRRFFYITLPILSPVIFFNLVMQLITSFQSFTQAFIISNGSGGPVNSTLMYSLYLYKKGFSFFQMGYASAMAWVLVILIGVFTLLVFRSSKLWVHYEDGGKS is encoded by the coding sequence ATGACGACATCACAGGTCAGTCAAGCCAGAATCGAGAAAGTAGCCGCCCGGCGGGTGAAACGTCGATACGCTCATAATGGAGCCGCCCTTCTATTTCTCGCTCCCTGGCTTGTCGGATTAGTATTCCTGACCCTGGGTCCCATGCTTGCTTCGTTATACATTTCCTTTACCGACTACAGTATCCTGGCCGCCCCGAATTGGGTCGGTCTGGATAACTACGTCACGATGTTTACTTCTGACAAACTGTTCGGCAAGTCACTTCAGGTGACATTTACCTATGTAGCGGTATCTGTTCCGCTTAAACTCATTTTTGCCTTGTTTGTCGCCATGCTGCTTAACAAAGGTATTCGCGGACTTGGCATATACCGCACCGTGTACTACATCCCGACATTGCTGGGAGGCAGCGTAGCCATCGCGATGTTATGGCGTAAAATGCTGGGTGGTGACGGATTGCTCAACAGTGTACTGGCGATGGTAGGCATTAAAGCACCTGACTGGGTGGCCAATCCGAAGTACGCACTGTATTCCATTGTATTGTTGTCCGTATGGCAGTTTGGTTCATCCATGATCATTTTCCTGGCAGGACTCAAACAGATTCCACCGGAGTACGATGAAGCTTCAGCCGTAGATGGTGCGGGTCCGATGCGAAGATTTTTCTATATCACGCTGCCGATCCTGTCACCTGTCATCTTCTTTAACCTGGTCATGCAGCTGATTACGTCCTTCCAATCCTTCACACAGGCTTTCATCATCAGTAACGGCAGTGGGGGTCCGGTGAATTCAACATTAATGTACTCTTTGTATCTATACAAAAAAGGATTTTCCTTCTTCCAGATGGGGTATGCTTCTGCCATGGCATGGGTGCTGGTGATCCTGATTGGCGTATTTACACTGCTCGTATTCCGCAGCAGCAAGCTGTGGGTACACTATGAGGATGGTGGGAAATCATGA